Within Streptomyces antibioticus, the genomic segment GGCGCACTACGACGTCACCGCGGGACGGCTCCTCGTCGTGCGGTACGACGAGGAGGCCGGCAACTCCGCCTGTGACGTCTACGACGGCTTCCTGCACCCGCACTTCCCCACCACCCCCGGCTCCTCCGCCGAGTCCACCGGCCCCGCACAGACCGGGCCCACGGTGGACCCGTACGACCGGCGCAGGGACATCGGCGAGGACCGTGACGAGAGCTGCGGGAGCGTCTCCCGCGTGTGAGCGGAACAGGGGCTCGGGGGCTCAGGTGATCGGCGCGTACAGGACGCCCAGCTTGTCCACCTCGGCCCCCGAGCGGCCGGTGAAGCCGACGATCTGCCAACCGGCGGGGGCCGTGAAGGTGACGGTGTCCGTCGTCGCCGACCCGGCGGAGAGCGTGCGGGACCTGTCGGTGGTGAAGGCCGCCGAGAAGATCCTTGTACGGCCGTCCTTCTGACCCTGCGTCAGCTTAACGGAGGTGAGGTGCTCGCCCGCCGCCAGGGTCAGTGACGTGGCCGTGCCTCCCGTGCCGCCGTGGGTCAGCGCCGTCCCGTCGTCGTGCGTCAGCGTCACCGCGTCGAGACGGGAGCCGCCCCGCAGGGTCAGGGTGCGTGGGGCCGGGGCGGCGGGCAGGTCGTCGGCGTCGTTGAACGCGGTGCCGTGCGGGCCGCCGAAGAAGTCACTGGCCCGCAGCGCGGAGTCGAGGGTGTAGGAGAAGTCGACCGTGTGCGGGAAGTGGTCCGACAGATTGCCGCCCGCGGAGTCCAGGAACGAGGCCCACTCGTTGTGATAGCGGGTCGCGGTCAGGGAGAACAGCGGGCCGCCCCGGTAGAGGACCTTGTCCACCACCTCGCAGTCGTCCGGCGGTGCCGTCGTCGGGCACAGCAGCGCGTCCGCGCCCTGCGCCGGTCGGGTGCCGCCCTTCACCAGCCGCACCCAGGCGTCCGTCAGCCCGTTCTCGTCGGCGAGCGTGCGGATGGTGTCACCGGCGCGGGTGTAGCGGGTGTTGGTGTCGCCCATTACGATCACCGCGTTGCCGGACGAGTGGGCCCGGACGAAGTCCGACAACTGCGCGATGTTGGCGCGCCGGGCGGCCAGCGCGGCGTCCGAGGCATCGGCGTTGGTGTGCACGTTGTAGACGTCGACGAACACACCCTCCGCAAGGCGGACCCGGGCCAGCGTGAAGCCCTTCGGGGTCAGGCAGTTGGTGCCGGTGCAGTCGTTCCAGCGCACCCGCTCGAAGTCCTGGAAGGGGTGGTCGGACAGGGTGTTGAGCCCGTCGCCGAAGACCGCGCCCCCACTGGTCGCCGTACGGTACGGGTGGTTGTCGCCCGCGTACAGCGCCGCGTGGTAGTTGAAGTCCTCCTGGACGTTCACGATGTCGTACGGCGCCAACCGGGGTGAGATCAGCGGGGTGTTGGTCGCCGGGCGCCCGGAGCTGAGGCCCTCGGGCAGACCCGCGACGTTGTACGTCAGGACGTCGAAGGAGCCCGAGGCGGCGGCCGTGTCGGAGGCCGCTTGCGCCGGGGCGGCGGCGGTCGCGGTCAGCCCGGCCAGCGCGAGGAGGCCGGCCGAGAGCGTGCCGATGAGTCGTCTCATGTGGGGGTGTCTCCGGTTGTGGGGGGAGCGAGAGTATGGAGCGGGGGGGGGCGGGACTTCAGCCCAGCTCGCCGATCGTCCGTACGTGCGCCGGGTCCTGTGGTTCGCGGCCTCCCGCGCATTCCCAGACCACCCGGTCGTCGTCCTGGCCCGGATGCATCCCGAGCCGGTGTTCGACGCAGACCGGCCACACCTGCCACAGGCACTCCAGCACCGTGTCCTGCGCCGCGTCCGCCACGGAGGCGAGCGCGTCGGCGGGGTCGGTCTGTGACGCGTGGTCCAGGTGATTGCCGTGCCAGCGACCGTCCGGGAGGGCCACGTACACGTGCTCGGGCGGCTCCCACTCGACGTCGGCATCGGACGGCACGGCCAGCAGTCGCAGCGGCCCGCGCCCCGGCAGCAGAGCGGCCAGATCGCGGTTGACGAGCGCCAGCGCCTCGTCCCAGGCGGGGTGCTCGCCGGGGCGGACCTCGCGCGGCCGGGGCCCGGGGAAGGGATCGTTCATGCAGGTCATCGTCGGACACGAGGCTGGTCCACCGCATCTTCGTATCCGGCTCCCGGCGCACCGGTCAGCCCTTGATGCCGGACTGGGCGATGCCCTGGACCAGCCAGCGCTGGAGGAAGAGGAACACGCACAGCAGGGGGAGGAGGGACAGGGCCGTGGCCATGAAGATCAGGTGGTAGTTGACGGTCTGGTTGGTCATGTACGAGGACAGCGCCACCTGGACCGTCCAGGCGCTCGGGTCCTGGCCGATGACCAGCGGCCACAGGAAGGAGTTCCAGCCGTTGATGAAGGTGATCGTGGCGATCGCGGCGAAGAAGTTCAGGGAGTTGGGGACGACGATCCGCCAGTAGGCGCCCCAGTGGCCGAGGCCGTCCACCCGGGCCGCCTCCTCCAACTCCCTGGGAAAGCCCAGGAAGTACTGCCGGAACAGGAAGCAGGTGAAGCCGCTGAACAGACCCGGGATGATCAGGCCGCGGTAGGAGTCGATCCAGCCGAGGGACGACACCAGCACGAAGCCGGGTACGAAGGTGACGGCCGTCGGGACCATCAGCGTGAACAGGACGCCGTAGAAGACCTTGTCGGCGTGGCGGTACGGGATGCGGGCCAGGCCGTAGCCGGCCAGCGAGCACACCAGCAGGGTACCGACGGTGTGCAGGACGCCGACGACGAGGGAGTTGACCATCGCCCGGCCGAAGTCGACGGTGGTGTCCCGGAAGGGTTCGGTGACGTTGCCCCACCGGATGTCCGTGGGGAACAGCGTCCACTCCTCGCCGGTGATCTCCGGGTCCGTGGCGAGGGCGTTGCGGACCAGGACGTAGAACGGCACGAGGAAGAGGAGCGCGGCGACGCCGACGGCCAGGTGGAGGCCCAGGCGCGAGGTGCGCCGCGTCCCGTTCGAGGTGGTGGTCATCCGGAGTCCCCGCCCCTTCCGAATCCCATGATCCTGCCCTGGAACAGGGTGACGACGATGATCAGCAGCGTGAGGATCACCGCGCCCGCGCTGCCCGCGCCGTAGTCCTGGCTGTCGCCGAGCGCGGTGTAGTACAGCTCGACCAGCGGCGGCCGGCCCCAGGTGGTCTTGGACAGCAGGTTGAAGAACTCGTCGAACGCCTGGTAGGCGGCGATCAGAAGCAGCAGGATCACGGCCGTCGAGGTGGCCCGCAGTTGCGGCAGCGTGATGTGGCGGAAGGTCTGGAAGCCGGGCTTCGCGCCGTCGATCGCGGCGGCCTCGTACAGCTCGCCCGGGATGTTCTGGAGCGCGGCGAGGAAGAGGATCATGTAGAAGCCCGACTGGAGCCACAGCCGCGCGCTGACGATGACCAGCCAGTACCAGGGCGGGTCGGGGTCGGCGAGCCAGGCGATGTTCTCGACGCCGAACCAGCCGATGACGGTGTTCGCCAGACCGAAGCGGACGCCGTTGAAGAGGGACATCTTCCAGATGAGGGAGGCGGCCACGTAACTGCACGCGGTCGGGAGGAAGAAGACCGACCGGAAGAACGCCCGCATGAACCGCAGCCGGTTCACCAGCAGCGCCAGTCCGAGCGAGAGCGCCCACGTGGTGGGCACGATGATCGCGGCGAACACGGTGAACGTGCCCAGCGCGCCGGTGAAGTTGTCGTTCTCCAGCATGGCGCGGTAGTTGTCGAGACCGACGAACGTGCTGGGGGTGACGGTGAAGCGGGCCTCGAAGAAGCTGAGCCAGACGCTCCAGCCGATCGGGACGTAGACGAAGACCAGCAGGCCGGCGAGGAACGGCCCGGTGAAGAGCCAGAAGGTGAAGGCGGCGGACGCTCGGGTCCGGGCGCGCCCGGTCGTGGTCGGCATCTCGGGGTCCGTCCGCCGGCCTATCCGAACAGCTTCTTCAGCTCGGCGCCCACCACCTTGTCGCACCGGTCCAGCGCGGCCTCGGGATCACCGCCCTTGCGCACGGCGTCGGCGAAGACGTCCTCCGTCGCCTTGATCATGGCCTGGGTCCAGCCGATGTTGTCGAAGTGGCCGTACCGGTCGAAGAGTTCGACCCCTTCGGCCGGGAGGCCGGACTTGAGCTTCTCGGCGGACCGTGCGATCGAGGTGCGCGGCGGGATGTGGAAGCCGTAGGAGAGCGCCCAGTCCTCCTGGTACTCCTTCCGGTCGATCCACAGCCACTTCACGTACTCCTTGGCCTCCTCGGCCCGTTCGCTCTTGGCGTTGACGAACATCGACCAACCCCCGTTGTAGACGGCGGGTTTGCCCGCGTCGCCGACCTTGGGGAAGGGGAAGACGCCGAGGTCGTCGCCGAGCGCCTTCTGCATCACGGGCATGGCCCACATGCCGCAGAACTGGATGGCGGTCAGGCCCTGGACGAGCGCGGACGGGTCCCAGTAGTCGGCCGGCGCGTCGAGGAGCAGATCGCCGCTGGTGAACAGCTCGCGCATCTGCCGGATGCCGCCGACGACCGCGTCGGTGTGGTACGCGGGCCGGTTGTCCGCGTCCAGGGTGTCGGCGCCGGCCGCCCAGATCAGCGGGCGGACGACCGCGTGCAGGGTGTTGCCGAGGTAGACGCCCTTGACCTTGTCCGTGGTGAGCCGGGCCGCCGCTTCGAGCAGTTCGTCCAGGGTCTGCGGGACACCGATCCCGGCCTTCTCCAGCAGTGACCTGCGGTAGAAGAAGAACTGCGGGTCGTCGATCATCCGGACGCCGTAGATCTTGCCGTCCACCGTGTGCGACTGGATGTCGGCCTGGTTGAAGTCGTCCTTGACCGGCTCGACGATGTCGGTCAGATCGGCGACCTGTCCACTCCTGACGAGCTGGATCTGCGGGTGGAACTCGAAGAGGTCCGGCGCCTTGTCGGTGAGCAGCGACGCGAAGAGCTTGCTCTCGAAGTTCGAGCCGGTGATCCACTGGGTGCTGACGTTCGCGTCCTGGTACGCCTTGGCGTACCGCCTGATGGCCTGTTCGGTGCCCGCCTCGCCGTAGGCGTGGAAGTACTGGACGAGCCCGTCCCCCGAACTTCCGCCGCCTCGGCCGTTGTTGCCGCCGCAGGCGGTCAGCGCACCGGCCGCGGCCAGACCGGTGGCGGTGCGGAGGAGGGAACGGCGGGACCAGTTGCTCTTGCTCGGTGCCGACATGCTGACGTCCTTGTCCGGAACTCTCGGAGGCGGCGGCTCACATCTGGTTGCGGAGCGGGACGCTAACCTTCGGCCAATGCTTCGGCAAGGGATCAGACGAAGTCTGTTCGAAGAGTTGTCGATCGTTCGGAATGTCGAACGTCTCTAGGTGCCTCCGACGTCCTATCGCGCCTGCGAAGAGAGCCGCATCGGTGTCAGGCCGGCGGTGCCGTCCGGCCGCGTGCCCCCGCATTGCGCCGCTGGCTCACCGCCTGGAGCGCCCCTTCGAGCGCGAATGTCGCCGCCCCCAGGCAGACCGGGTCGGTGGGGATGGGGGACAGCACGATCCGGTTGGCGGCCAGCGGTCGTCGCAGCGCGTGCCGGGCGACCGCCTCGCACACCTCGTCCAGGAGCGGTTCGCCGAGCCGGGCGGCGACCCAACTGCTCAGCACGACCACCTCGGGGTTGAGCACGTTGACCAGCACGGCGATACCGGCCCCGAGGTAACGGGCCGTGTCCCGTACGACCTTGACGGCCACCGGGTCCCCCGCGGCGACCCCGGCCGCCAGCGCGTCGATCGTGGCCGTCTGGTCCCCGGGATGCAACAGCGGGCTGCGCGGGCTGAGTTCACGCAGGTTCTGCATGATCCCGAGGGCGCCGACGTACGTCTCCACGCAGCCGTGGTTGCCGCAGCGGCACAGCCGGCCGTCGAGCACCAGCGTGGTGTGCCCCCACTCGCCCGCGCTGTTGCTGACCCCCCGGTGCAGCCCGCCGCCCAGCACGAGACCGGCGCCCACGCCCGTGCCGAGGTTGACCACGACCGCGTCGCCGTGACCGCGCGCCGCCCCGAACCACAGCTCCGCGACCGCGCTGGCGCGCAGCGGGTTGTCCAAGTGGAGCGGGTAGGGGATGTGTTCGGAGAGCAGGTCGAGCAACGGCACGTCGTGCCAGTCCCAGTTGGGCGCGTACTCGGCGACACCGGTGTCGCGGTCCACCTGTCCCGGCACGCTCACCCCGACGCCGAGCACCCGGGCCGCCTCGACGCCGGCCTGCGCCACCACCGAGCCGACGGCGGCCGTCACATGGGCGACCACCCGCTCCGGCCGGCTCTCGCCGGGGCGCATGTGCTCCTCGGCGCGGGCCAGGACGTTCAGCGCCAGGTCGAACAGCTCGACATGGACGTACGTCTCGGCGATGTCGACGCCGATCAGCGCGCCGCCCGCCGCGTTGACGGCCACGAGACCGCGGGGGCGGCCGCCCGCCGAGTCCTCGAAACCGACCTCCGTGATCATGCGGAGGTCGAGCAGCTCGCCGACGAGCGTGGCGACCGTGGCGAGGGAGAGTCCGGTGGCGGCCGCCAGCTCCTGGCGGGAGGTGGGGGAGGCGGCGATGATCTGGCGCAGCACCTCGTAGCGGTTCGCGGTGCGGATGTCACGGGACGTGCCGCGCTTCATCGGACTCCTCTCGCCGCACGTCAGGCTAGGGCGGCACCCGGAGGTTCGACAAGGGGTTCGGAAAGGGGCTTGATTAAGTCCGCCCTGATCACGGTGGTCGCTTCCGGCGGCCGGTCGCCGCCGGCTCAGCTCTCCAGCACGCCCCGTACGAACGCGTTCGTGAACGTCCCGGCCGGATCCAGCTCCCGCACCAGCGCCGCGAAGTCGTCGAGCCGCGGATACCGCTCCCGCAGCGCGGCGGCCGGTGTCTCGAACACCTTGCCCCAGTGCGGCCGCGGCGCGAAGGGCTCCAGCGCGGCCTCCACCGCCCGCACGACCGGAAGCACCGCCGCCGTGTCCTCCACCCAGGTGAAGTGCACGGCGACCGAGTCGCGCCCGTACGCCGGGCTCAGCCACTGCTCGTCGGCGGCGACCGTGCGCACCTCGCAGGTCTGCAGCACCGGCGACACCGTGGCCCGGATCCCGTCGAGCGCGCGCAGGGCGCCGAGGGCGTGCTCGCGCGGCATCAGGTACTCGCTCTGGAGCTCCTGGCCGCTGCTCGGCGTGAACTCGGCCCGGAAGTGCGGCAGTCGCTCGTGCCACGGCCCCGGCACCCCGAACTGCTCCGTGCAGTGGACCGCGGGCATCCCCGGCACCGGGTGCAGGGCCTCGGTCGCGGGCGTGGCCCACGGGAACGCGGCGAGCGGCTGGTCGGTGCGCCGCTTCAGCCACACCTGACGGAAGCCCGGCGCACGCCAGTCGGTGAACAGGCTCACGCTGTACGCGGCCCCGGCCACCGTCTCGAAGTCCAGCCCCTCCAGGGGGAGTTCGGTGAACAGATGCTGCTCGACCTCGAAGGCGGGGGACAGGTCCAGGGTGAGCGCGGTGACCACGCCGAGCGCGCCCAGGGAGGTGACGGCGCCGCCGAACCGCGGGTCGTCCCGGCCGACGGTGACGGTCGCACCGTCCGCCGTGAGGACCTCCACCTCCCGCACGGGCGCGGCGAGCGAGCCGTTGCGGACGCCCGAGCCGTGCGTGCCCGTCGCCACCGAACCCGCCACCGAGATGTGCGGCAGGGAGGCCATGTTCGGCAGTGCGAGACCCTGCTCGTGCACCCGGCGCGCCAGCTCGGCGTACCGCACTCCGCCGCCGACCCGTACGGTCCGGGCCGTCGTGTCCACGTCGATCTCGGCCGGCAGGGCGTCCAGCGAGAGCAGCACACCGTCCGCGCCCGGCTCGGCGATCAGGTTGAACGAGTGCCCGCTGCCCAGCACCCGCACGCGCGCGGCGCCCGCCACCAGCGCGCGCAGGGCCTCCGGCGTCGCCGGGCGGTGCAGCTCCCGCGCGGCGAACGTGATGTTGCCCGCCCAGTTGGTGCCCGTCCAGTTCGCACCGGTACGCACCACACTGGACGGATTCGCACCGCTCGCGCCCGTACCGCTCCCGTTCGTACCGGTCGTGTTCGACATCCGACTGCTGCCTTCCCGAGGAGATCGGGAACCCGGAGTTCCCAGGTGGAACCTACCGCGCCCGCAACACGAGGCCCCCCGCCCCCACGCTCGCCACCCCGGGGGCATACCGTGAGGAGTCGTACGCCTGAGCCGGGAGGACAGAGGGATGGGCAGCCGTACCGCGCTGGTCGAGGATCTGATGGAGCGGTTTCCGCACGTTCCGCGGGAGGCCGTCTTCAAAGAGGACCTCCTGCGCGGGGGAGTGGCTTTCGACCCCTCCGCCCTGAGCGACAACGAATCGGGGGAGGTCAAGCCGAAGTCGTACTTCATCTTCTCCTTCGACCACGGCACCCTGCCCGAGCTGGGCGAGGCCGCGCTGCGCCGGCCGCCGGAGGAGATCATCCTCACCGGCGGGCCCTACGACCTGCGGCGCACCGTGGTGTCCGTGCGGGTGAACCCGGCCTCGCCGTACCGGGTGGCCGCCGACGAGGAGGGGCTCCTCGGGCTCTACCTCGACGGCAAGCGCATCGCGGACGTCGGCGTGCCGCCGATGCCCGAGTACTACCGGCACACGCTCTCCAACGGGAAGTCCGTCATGGAGGTCGCCCCCACCATCCAGTGGGGCTATCTGATCTATCTGACCGTCTTCCGGGTCTGCCAGTACTTCGGCGCCAAGGAGGAGTGCCAGTACTGCGACATCAACCACAACTGGCGCCAGCACAAGGCGGCCGGCCGGCCCTACACCGGCGTCAAGGACGTCGACGAGGTGCTGGAGGCCCTGGAGATCATCGACAAGTACGACACCGCGAAGGCGTCCACCGCCTACACCCTCACCGGCGGCGCCATCACCAAGACGGTCGGCGGCCGCGACGAGGCCGACTTCTACGGCCGGTACGCCAAGGCCATCGAGGAGCACTTCCCGGGCCGCTGGATCGGCAAGGTCGTCGCCCAGGCGCTGCCCCGGGACGACGTGCAGCGGTTCAAGGACTACGGCGTGCAGATCTACCACCCCAACTACGAGGTGTGGGACGAGTATCTGTTCAAGATGTACTGCCCCGGCAAGGAGCGCTACGTCGGCCGGGACGTATGGCACCAGCGCATCCTCGACTCCGCCGAGGTGTTCGGCGCGCGCAATGTGATCCCCAACTTCGTGGCGGGCGTGGAGATGGCCGAACCGTTCGGCTTCACCACCGTCGACGAGGCGATCGCGTCGACCACCGAGGGGCTGCGCTTCTTCATGTCGCACGGCATCACCCCGCGCTTCACCACCTGGTGCCCGGAGCCGACCACCCCGCTGGGCAAGGCCAATCCGCAGGGCGCGCCGCTGGAGTACCACATCCGGCTGCTGGAGGCGTACCGCGCCACGATGGACGAGTTCGGGCTCGCCTCGCCCCCCGGATACGGCCCGCCCGGCCCCGGCCGCGCCGTGTTCTCCGTCAGTTCCTTCATGGACAGTCTTCCGGCGCAGGAGGCGACGGCCGTATAGTCCCCGCACGGTTCGTCGGTCCCCGCACGGTCGGTGTCCGTGCCGTCAGTGTCCGTGCGGGAGCCGCTTGTCAGGTGTGTCGGTCACGTGAAAAGCTCTGCGACTGCCGCGAGGTTCCCCCCAACTCCATTGCCGTCATGGTGAGTTGACCTCGCTTGTGGATGCAGGAGACTCATGCCCGACCTGCCTACCCCGAAGGACGCCGTCGAGGCGGCACTGTTCTCCGAGTGCTGGGACGCCGTCCTGTCGTACGCGGACCTGTGCACCTCCGGCTCCACGGCGGCCAATCAACTGGCCCGCGAGGCGTTCGCGTTCGGCATACGCGAGGCCCGCGCCGCCGAGGGCGGGGGCGTACGGGGAGCGGGGCGCCGTTCTCCCCGGCTGCCCCGGATCCCCCTGCTGCTGACGGCCGTTCGCCAGACGGCGGCCGCCTGGGAGGCCGCCGGACAGGGCCACAAGCTCGACCCCGACCTGCGGCTCTGGCTCAACTCCGAGAAGGCCGCCCGCTTCACGGGGCCGCCGCTCAGCCGCCCCATAGCGCTGCGCGGACTGCGCGACATGCAGGAGCAGGACGCCACCCTGCTGTGGCTCGCGGAGGTGGAGGCGCTGCCCCTGCACTCCGTGGTCCGCAGGCACGGCCTCGACCCGGCCGCCGCCGTCGAGGAACTCAACCAGGTCCGCGGCCTGTTCAGGGACCGCTGCCACCGCAATCACATCGACACCCCGATGCCGGCCGAGTGCCGCAGCTACGTCCGGCTGCTGGACGCCGTCACCCGCTCCCCCACCGCCGAGACGCCCGAGGACCTCTCCCGGCACCTCGCCACCTGCGTCGAGTGCGCGGAGGCCGCCGCCTGTCTGCGGCTGCACGGCGGCGGGCTGCCCGCCGCGCTGGCCGGCGGCGTCATCGGCTGGGGCGGCCTCGCCTATCTGGAGCGCCGCCGCCGGGCCGCCGAGGTCCGTCTCGGCGCCGGACGCCCCGACACACCGGACCAGGACGGCGAGCCCACCCCGGCTCTCACCGGCCGCGCCCGGGTGCTGCGGGGCGGGCTCGCCGCCGCGGCCGTCCTGGTCTCCGTGCTGGCCCTCGCCATGTCGATGAAGTCCGGCGGCGACGGCACCGTCACCGACGCGCAGGGCGGCGCCGCCGACAGCACCCCCGTGGCCGGACCCGGCGACCCCTCCCTCCCGGCCGCCCCCGCCACCTCCAGCGCTCCCGCCGGCACCTCCGCCGCGCCGTCCACCACACGCCCGACGCGGTCGGCCGCCGCCACGTCGAGCCCCACCGCGGACGACCGGCCCGACCCCGAACCGCAGGGCACCTCCTCCGCCACCGCCGGGACGGGCACCGGCCAGTCGTCCGGCGCCGAGGACCGCGCCTGCACGGTCGCCTACCGGCTCGTCGACCAGTGGTCCGACGGCTTCCAGGCCACGGTCACGGTGACCACCGACGACGCCCTCGACGACTGGCGCGTCGCCTGGTCCTTCCGCGGCGGCCAGCGGGTCAACCAGATGTGGGACGCGGCCTTCACCCAGAACGGCACCCGCGTCGTGGCGTCCGCCGCCCACTACAACCGCACCGTCGCCCCCGGCGGAAGCCTCTCCTTCGGCTTCATCGCCTCCTGGCAGGGCACGAACCCCGCACCGCAGGGGTTCACGCTCAACGGGCGGGAGTGCGCGGGCGCCTGA encodes:
- a CDS encoding jacalin-like lectin; translation: MRRLIGTLSAGLLALAGLTATAAAPAQAASDTAAASGSFDVLTYNVAGLPEGLSSGRPATNTPLISPRLAPYDIVNVQEDFNYHAALYAGDNHPYRTATSGGAVFGDGLNTLSDHPFQDFERVRWNDCTGTNCLTPKGFTLARVRLAEGVFVDVYNVHTNADASDAALAARRANIAQLSDFVRAHSSGNAVIVMGDTNTRYTRAGDTIRTLADENGLTDAWVRLVKGGTRPAQGADALLCPTTAPPDDCEVVDKVLYRGGPLFSLTATRYHNEWASFLDSAGGNLSDHFPHTVDFSYTLDSALRASDFFGGPHGTAFNDADDLPAAPAPRTLTLRGGSRLDAVTLTHDDGTALTHGGTGGTATSLTLAAGEHLTSVKLTQGQKDGRTRIFSAAFTTDRSRTLSAGSATTDTVTFTAPAGWQIVGFTGRSGAEVDKLGVLYAPIT
- a CDS encoding carbohydrate ABC transporter permease, giving the protein MTTTSNGTRRTSRLGLHLAVGVAALLFLVPFYVLVRNALATDPEITGEEWTLFPTDIRWGNVTEPFRDTTVDFGRAMVNSLVVGVLHTVGTLLVCSLAGYGLARIPYRHADKVFYGVLFTLMVPTAVTFVPGFVLVSSLGWIDSYRGLIIPGLFSGFTCFLFRQYFLGFPRELEEAARVDGLGHWGAYWRIVVPNSLNFFAAIATITFINGWNSFLWPLVIGQDPSAWTVQVALSSYMTNQTVNYHLIFMATALSLLPLLCVFLFLQRWLVQGIAQSGIKG
- a CDS encoding carbohydrate ABC transporter permease translates to MPTTTGRARTRASAAFTFWLFTGPFLAGLLVFVYVPIGWSVWLSFFEARFTVTPSTFVGLDNYRAMLENDNFTGALGTFTVFAAIIVPTTWALSLGLALLVNRLRFMRAFFRSVFFLPTACSYVAASLIWKMSLFNGVRFGLANTVIGWFGVENIAWLADPDPPWYWLVIVSARLWLQSGFYMILFLAALQNIPGELYEAAAIDGAKPGFQTFRHITLPQLRATSTAVILLLLIAAYQAFDEFFNLLSKTTWGRPPLVELYYTALGDSQDYGAGSAGAVILTLLIIVVTLFQGRIMGFGRGGDSG
- a CDS encoding ABC transporter substrate-binding protein — translated: MSAPSKSNWSRRSLLRTATGLAAAGALTACGGNNGRGGGSSGDGLVQYFHAYGEAGTEQAIRRYAKAYQDANVSTQWITGSNFESKLFASLLTDKAPDLFEFHPQIQLVRSGQVADLTDIVEPVKDDFNQADIQSHTVDGKIYGVRMIDDPQFFFYRRSLLEKAGIGVPQTLDELLEAAARLTTDKVKGVYLGNTLHAVVRPLIWAAGADTLDADNRPAYHTDAVVGGIRQMRELFTSGDLLLDAPADYWDPSALVQGLTAIQFCGMWAMPVMQKALGDDLGVFPFPKVGDAGKPAVYNGGWSMFVNAKSERAEEAKEYVKWLWIDRKEYQEDWALSYGFHIPPRTSIARSAEKLKSGLPAEGVELFDRYGHFDNIGWTQAMIKATEDVFADAVRKGGDPEAALDRCDKVVGAELKKLFG
- a CDS encoding ROK family transcriptional regulator, which codes for MKRGTSRDIRTANRYEVLRQIIAASPTSRQELAAATGLSLATVATLVGELLDLRMITEVGFEDSAGGRPRGLVAVNAAGGALIGVDIAETYVHVELFDLALNVLARAEEHMRPGESRPERVVAHVTAAVGSVVAQAGVEAARVLGVGVSVPGQVDRDTGVAEYAPNWDWHDVPLLDLLSEHIPYPLHLDNPLRASAVAELWFGAARGHGDAVVVNLGTGVGAGLVLGGGLHRGVSNSAGEWGHTTLVLDGRLCRCGNHGCVETYVGALGIMQNLRELSPRSPLLHPGDQTATIDALAAGVAAGDPVAVKVVRDTARYLGAGIAVLVNVLNPEVVVLSSWVAARLGEPLLDEVCEAVARHALRRPLAANRIVLSPIPTDPVCLGAATFALEGALQAVSQRRNAGARGRTAPPA
- a CDS encoding FAD-binding protein, with the protein product MSNTTGTNGSGTGASGANPSSVVRTGANWTGTNWAGNITFAARELHRPATPEALRALVAGAARVRVLGSGHSFNLIAEPGADGVLLSLDALPAEIDVDTTARTVRVGGGVRYAELARRVHEQGLALPNMASLPHISVAGSVATGTHGSGVRNGSLAAPVREVEVLTADGATVTVGRDDPRFGGAVTSLGALGVVTALTLDLSPAFEVEQHLFTELPLEGLDFETVAGAAYSVSLFTDWRAPGFRQVWLKRRTDQPLAAFPWATPATEALHPVPGMPAVHCTEQFGVPGPWHERLPHFRAEFTPSSGQELQSEYLMPREHALGALRALDGIRATVSPVLQTCEVRTVAADEQWLSPAYGRDSVAVHFTWVEDTAAVLPVVRAVEAALEPFAPRPHWGKVFETPAAALRERYPRLDDFAALVRELDPAGTFTNAFVRGVLES
- a CDS encoding radical SAM protein; the encoded protein is MGSRTALVEDLMERFPHVPREAVFKEDLLRGGVAFDPSALSDNESGEVKPKSYFIFSFDHGTLPELGEAALRRPPEEIILTGGPYDLRRTVVSVRVNPASPYRVAADEEGLLGLYLDGKRIADVGVPPMPEYYRHTLSNGKSVMEVAPTIQWGYLIYLTVFRVCQYFGAKEECQYCDINHNWRQHKAAGRPYTGVKDVDEVLEALEIIDKYDTAKASTAYTLTGGAITKTVGGRDEADFYGRYAKAIEEHFPGRWIGKVVAQALPRDDVQRFKDYGVQIYHPNYEVWDEYLFKMYCPGKERYVGRDVWHQRILDSAEVFGARNVIPNFVAGVEMAEPFGFTTVDEAIASTTEGLRFFMSHGITPRFTTWCPEPTTPLGKANPQGAPLEYHIRLLEAYRATMDEFGLASPPGYGPPGPGRAVFSVSSFMDSLPAQEATAV
- a CDS encoding cellulose-binding domain-containing protein; this translates as MPDLPTPKDAVEAALFSECWDAVLSYADLCTSGSTAANQLAREAFAFGIREARAAEGGGVRGAGRRSPRLPRIPLLLTAVRQTAAAWEAAGQGHKLDPDLRLWLNSEKAARFTGPPLSRPIALRGLRDMQEQDATLLWLAEVEALPLHSVVRRHGLDPAAAVEELNQVRGLFRDRCHRNHIDTPMPAECRSYVRLLDAVTRSPTAETPEDLSRHLATCVECAEAAACLRLHGGGLPAALAGGVIGWGGLAYLERRRRAAEVRLGAGRPDTPDQDGEPTPALTGRARVLRGGLAAAAVLVSVLALAMSMKSGGDGTVTDAQGGAADSTPVAGPGDPSLPAAPATSSAPAGTSAAPSTTRPTRSAAATSSPTADDRPDPEPQGTSSATAGTGTGQSSGAEDRACTVAYRLVDQWSDGFQATVTVTTDDALDDWRVAWSFRGGQRVNQMWDAAFTQNGTRVVASAAHYNRTVAPGGSLSFGFIASWQGTNPAPQGFTLNGRECAGA